The Pontibacter deserti region TGTAATAAAGAAATGATATCGCGGGCTTGGGTGCCTATCCAATAAAAGAAAAGCGTGCGAGGAAGCATCCCAACTATACTTGCCACAAAAAAACGGGTGCGGCTCACCTGCAACAACGACAGTACAAAATTCATCAGAGCAAAAGGCAGCACCGGCGAAATACGTGTCAGGAAGATGAGGCTCCAGCTTTGGTTGCGCAGCTCCTGCATCAGGTTACGGGCTTTCTCAAAACGGTTCAGAAAGCTCATCATCTTACCATGGTCTATGAGCCGGGCCAAACTATAACCTACCAACGCCGCGATGCCATACGCCACTACCACCCCCGGAAATCCCTGCCAGCCAAGGTAAAACCCGCTTACCAGTGCCACAAAAGTAGTAGGAGTAAGGGCCAGAGCCATCGTTACCGAAATCACTACAAAGTATAAAAGCAGCTGCCAGAGCGTAAGGTCCCGGAAAATGTCCTGGTACTGGTACAGGTAAACCGCCACCGTAGAGCTTACCGTAACAGGCACCACCACCAACAACAGCATCGATACGAACGTAGATGCATTTTCGCGGACAAGGTTTTTCAGCAGTGGTATCAGCTTCATCAGCTTACGGGGTTTGGTAATATTAGCATTAGACGAATGACAAAGGAGAAAAGATTTTAGCTAACAACAAAGTATAACCCCACCTAAACAACTATAGCCCGGCACTGCTTTTATCAATCCTGCTTATTTTACTAACTTGCACCGTATCGTTTATACTTTAAACTATAACACATGAAATTCGGAACAAAAGCTATACATGCTGGTGTAGAACCAGACCCAACCACAGGCGCCATCATGACGCCCATTTACCAGACATCAACCTACGTGCAGCGCTCGCCCGGCGACCACAAAGGCTACGAGTACTCACGTACGCATAACCCAACCCGCACGCAACTACAGAACGCATTAGCAGCCTTAGAGAACGGTAAACATGGTTTGTGCTTTGCTTCAGGTATGGCTGCTATTGATGCGGTTATAAAACTATTATCTCCCGGCGATGAGGTGATCTCGACGAATGATTTGTACGGTGGCAGCTACCGCATTTTTACGAAGATCTTCCAGAACTATGGCATCAAGTTCCACTTTACCAACATGGCGGACCTGAGCAAGGTAGAGGCGCTGGTAAATGAGAACACAAAAATGATCTGGGTTGAGACACCAACTAACCCGCTGCTGAACATTATTGATATTAAAGGCTGTGCTGAAATTGCAAAGAAGCATAACCTGCTACTGGTTGCTGATAACACTTTTGCCACGCCATACCTGCAAACCCCACTGGATTTAGGCGCTGACATTGTGATGCACTCGCTTACCAAGTATATGGGCGGCCACTCGGATGTAGTAATGGGCGCGCTTATAGTTAAAAATGATGAGCTGCATGAACGTCTGGCGTTTATACAGAATGCCTGTGGCGGCACACCGGGCCCGCAGGACTGCTTCCTGCTGCTACGCGGCTTAAAAACGCTGCACCTGCGCATGGAGCGCCATTGCCAGAACGGCCGTAAAATTGCCGAATACCTGAAGAATCACCCGAAAGTAGAGAAAGTTTTCTGGCCTGGCTTTGAAGACCATAACAACCACAACGTAGCTAAAGAGCAGATGAATGACTTTGGTGGTATGATCTCGTTTGTGCTGAAAGGCGATAAGGTAGAAGATGCTACCCGCGTACTGGAGCGTTTTAAATTCTTTGCTTTGGCAGAATCGCTGGGCGGTGTGGAATCGCTTTGCGGCCACCCGGCTACGATGACCCACGCCAGTATACCAAGAGAAGAGCGCATGAAAGCCGGCCTTAGCGACTCACTGATCAGACTAAGCGTTGGCGTAGAAGATGCTGAAGACCTGATTGCGGACCTGGAGCAGGCGATAGGATAAGTTTAGGCGTTAGATATTAGATTTTAGACGCTAGACTTATTTATAGTTACAAGAGCCGTCAGCTTTATAGTTGACGGCTTTTTTATTTGTCTGAATCAGGATTTTCAGGTTTAGTGGATGAACAGGATTTTAGACCTGGCAGTGTGCGCAGCTCCTGCTAGTGTCTGACTTATTGTTTTATAGTTACCGCTTCCAACCACCCCCAACCCCTCCTTGTCTAAGGCGGGGAGTTTTTGGAGCTTTACTACAATTGCGGTTGTAGTTTTTATAGCTGTTGTTCAGCGTTCCAGTCGGACGCTAGCAGGAGCTGCGCACACTGCCAGGTCTAACTGGAACTATAACTCTAAATTCCTTATCTTTCATTAACTCTTAAACTCACAAACTCCTAAACTCATAAACTATGGAAGTCCTTTTCAGGGAGCGGCAACGGTTCAGGCAGGTATGGCTGTGGGTAGTTATACTTGGAGTAGCTGGTATGTTCTGGGCAGGATTTATATACCAGGTTATACTTGGAGGAGAGTTTGGAAACAGGCCAGCATCAGATATACAACTGGCTATATTGGCAGGCTTAATAGGAGTGGGGTTGCCGTTCTTCTTTTACAGAATGTCGCTGACGACGGAGGTGGTACCGGGAGAACTGCGGATACATTTCTGGCCATTCCATTTAAAACCGGTAACTATAAAACTGCACGAGCTCCGGGATTATAAAAAAGTTACTTATAACCCGATCATGGAGTATGGTGGCTGGGGAATCCGGTGGACATTTAACGGAAAGGCCTACAATGTGTATGGCAACAAAGGGGTGAAGCTATACTTCTACAACAAAAAGCCATTGCTTATTGGCTCACAGCAGGCCGATGAATTATTTGATGCCATAACTATAGCTAAACATCAGAAAGCTTGATTGTTGATGCACGGATGTTAATTGTCTGAACTATAAGTATAGATAGCTATGTAATCCTAAAAATTCCTTTAATCACTGGCCCATAAAAAAGGCTGCCAACTATAAAGCTGGCAGCTTCTTTATTATCTGTAGACTAATATCTGACTACTAATATCTAATGTCTACTTTTTAGCCTGTGCATCAATACCCAGCACCTTATAAACTTCAGTCAGGTCAGGAGTTAAGATGATCTCAGTACGACGGTTCTTTGCTTTAGCAGTAGCAGTACGTCCTGTATCAGCTGGCTGGTAGTAAGCACGGCCGGCAGGAGTTACTCTGTCAGGAGACAAGCCTTTCTGCGTTAACAGACGCGTAATCTCAGTTGCACGCAGCACGCTTAGATCCCAGTTGTCAGCTATTTTTTTAGTGCCTGGCAGAACTTCAACATCATCTGTGTGGCCTTCTACCATTACACCAACTTCATTATTCTTCTTCAGAACAGATACCAGTTGGTCAAGTGCTTTCTGGCCACCAGCGTTTACTTTAGTACTACCGGTTGCAAAAAGCAGTTTATCAGACATAGAAACGTATACTTTACCGTCTCTTACATCAACGCTCAGGTCGCCCTGGTTAAAGCCCTGAAGCGCAGTGTTTACTTCATTTTTCAGGTTATCTAATGTCTTCTGCTGCTCGTTCATAGAACGCTCCATATCAGCAAGCTTTTGCTCACGCTCTTTCAGGCTGGCAGTAAGTTCATCTACTTTTTGTTTAGAGGCAGCCTGTTCAGCTTGTAATGCTTCATTGCTTGCTTTCAGGTCTTCGTACTTCTTGGAAGATACACAAGATGCCAGCATAGTAGTGCAAACCAATACTGAGAAGGATGCTTTTACAAAGTTAAATTTCATGGGTTTTACTTTAATTATGGTTTATAGATCGTAAAAAAATAAAACTGTATACCTGCAAAGATGTAAAAAACAGGTTCTAAACCAAAGGTAAATTAACTAAACACCTGATTTTAAATATAAATCTGGTGTAATATTGTGACAATTGGATATTAAATGTAATTGTTTGGTAGTTAAGTATAAGCCAAACTATCATGAATAAAAGCAGCGGGGCTATACTTGTGTAAGTATAGCCCCGCTGCTTTTAAAGTATAAGTTAAAGCTAAGCTTCAGGAGTCTGTATCCAGTCAAGGGCCTGCTGGCGTTGCTCTAGCGTAAAGTGCTTTACTTTGGCAGTAGTAAACGGCGATGCTGCAATAGTTAGCCAATCCAGCCACTTTTGTTCGCCTACCAAGGCGGCTTTATGAAAGTCTGCCGCATGTCTGAAATCGAATTTCAAATCCTCCCACAGCGCCTGTAAAGTAAAATCTTCCACTTCCTGCATTTCGGCGTACACATTTATTTTGCCGTACTGTTTTATCTTTTCTTCAAGAATTGGCAGCATTACATCGTAATCGTTTTTATCTACATGGCCAGATATCCGGAAAGCCACCAGATCACCTTTAGATTCTTCTAAGAGTTGTAGCATGGAAGTTGACATTATATAAAGCAGTTTACGCAACCAACAGGTACACGTTAGTAAATATTAATCTAATCTTATATGAGATTAACGCGATGTTTTTACTTTAATTGTTCGAGCGCCTGATACAGTACCTCAGCGGTTGGTTCTTCGCGGCCGTCCGGGTAGCGGATTTTATAAGCCTCACCACTTGATGATGACTTGCTGGCCAGATGTGTAATAAAGTCTTCGGCTGATTTAATTTTGCTGGCATGCTTCTCCCATTTTGCTTTCAGGTGGTCGGCTGCTTCCTGGCAGGAGTGTTCACTCCCGTTCCTGATAAATGTGGCTCCCTTCATGGTACGGATACACTGGATCAGGTAAGTTATCTTTTCGGATTCGGAATAGGTTTTGGTAGTAGCAGCAACAGTATTTTTAGATAGGCTGTCCTGTTGTGCCAAGACGGGTTGTACTGCTACAAGGCAAAGTATAAATAATGCAATTAGTGTTAATGTTTTCATCATATTTTGTAGTTTGTTTTACAGCTTTGGTCTGTGATGCTTAAGATTTTATTAGCAATTTTAAAGCACTATAGTATAGGTGTAAGCGTTATGTTGGCTATACTTTATGCTATGTGCTTACAGGGGTGTATACGCAAACCCTGCCACAGATAAGTACTGATACATGAGAAATTTTATACTTGCCTTTTTTTTATTGTTGCTGAGTGTACCGGTGTTTGCACAGAAGAACATCGAAACCAGGCTGGGCTATAGTTACACCGATAAATTTGAGTTCTCGGATGAGTGGCAATATCTCTCTACTGACATTTATTTGTTTAACGGCAGCAAGTTTACGCGTGTGCTAAATGAGCTGGAAAGTGGCGTAAAAAAACCGAAGAAGCGTTACCGCAATAAACTGGAGTACCTTTTTATAACGGCGCAGCTGAAGAACATGAAGCTCTTCGGTAACGACGAGATCGTATACCCGCTTTATAATTTTTATGTAGACCAGGAAAAAGACAACTATAAAACGCAGGTAAGCGACAACCTAGAAGTAGTGCGCATCATCGATAAAATGCCGTTGTCTTCTACCCAGCATAACATTGACGCCACCATAAATGCCAAAGCCATAACCAACGATGAGGGCGACCAGGTATTTAATTTAGTGGCTAATCAACTGGTTAACTTATCTAAGATTACAACGCCAACGGGGGCAGTGCTTTCACTGGTAGGGGAGTTTGGTAATTTGCTCAGCACACGCACGCGTAAACGTGAATACCGCTTCAGTTCAACTATAAGATTGTACGAAGGCCAGGATTTTGACACGCGCCTGCACTCCGTTAAAGTATATGTGTTTGTGCCCGGCGAAATTAAAACGGTAACTATAAAGTCTGCCCGGTTAGCAGATTACCTGGCAAAAAACCCGAACAAGCTGGAGCGTCGTATGCTGGAGGAGATGACCAACTATAAGGACTATCCTTATATGGTAGTGGCCAACTATAAGTCGTTGTACAAAATGGATGTGCTGACCGGCGACGAAGTAACTCTGGACCTGATAGAGAAGCGCAAGCAAAAAATACAGACAGCCTACGAGCAGCAACTTGTAAACGACGAGACCTACCGCCAGGAAAAACTGTTTGTAGAATTTTTAAGAGTGTTTGCCGAAATGAAGCAGCACCTGAACATTTACAGGTTAAACTATCGCAACAACAGCCCCGAAATTAATGCCAAAAACCTGTTTGCCATTATACAGGAGTATAAGCGCCTGAAAACTACACTGGATTCCCGTGAGCAGGAATTTAAAACAAACAGTACTTATAAGAACATCTTTAAGCAGGAATACCTGTCTATACTTACCAACGCAGATCTTTATTTAGAAGCAGACCATAACCTGAAGAGCGGAAAACTGCTGGTAAACACATTGCGCGATCTTGAGAATGATCCTACAAACTATAATACTCCTGAAAAACGCGAAACTGCTTTAGCTAAACTTTATGCCGTAGAACTGCCGCGCCCGGACCTGCTATCAGCGTCAGTAGAAGGGGAAGCTATAGTTCGGCTGAAGGCAAAACTGGAAGAGCAGCAGTATACTGCAGTATTTGAAAAAGAAATTAAGAAGCTGAACGACACACCGGCTTCAGATGAAACACTGGCAGTACGCAATGGCCTGCAGGATAAAGCAAATGCCAGCAACTGCCTCAGCTGCCGCGATAAAGTACGTGATGCCGTAACAGCCTACAATAAACGCTACGAAAGCTATAAGTTACGCGAAGCCGTGCATGCCATGACAATGTTGCGCAACGATGCCGAACAACAAGTATTTACCTATTTGCGCTGGCAACTGTGCTTCGAGAATAACCTGCAAGCCACGGCGGTTGCTACTTCTGAAAATGGTATGGATAGTTATTATGCCCGTATAGCTGAGAAAAGCGATGCCTTTGCTGCTTCAATAAAAGCACTGGATGCTCATACCAAACAGGAACCCGAAATGGTGCAGCTGCAAAAAGTACAGGATTATACCAAACAGCTACAGCGCCTTATGGAGGAAGCGAAGCTGAATTATACCACCCTCTGCAGCATTGATGCGAAACTTTGCGAATGCCAGTAAGAGCATAACTTTATACTTGTGCGTTGCGTTTGGCAGTAGCACATGGAAGAGTATATTAATCATATTTTAGGTATAGAGGCAGAGCCACTAATGCAAACACTCACTTGGTGGCAGATGTCGGTGAGAGCGATTGTGGTCTTTTTTGCATCGCTGCTGATCATCCGGCTTGGAAATCAGCGGGTATTCGGCAACCACTCAATTTTTGATATCGCACTGGGTATTATCTATGGCTCTGTTATGAGCCGGGCCATAACTGGTAATGCGCCCTTCTGGCCTACACTGATAGCCGCCCTGGTTCTGGTATTGCTGCACCGCGGACTGGCAACCTTAGCTTATCATTCATCAGGCACAATAAGTAACCTCATAAAAGGCCAGCCAATTATGCTGATTAAGGATGGAGAGATGCAGAAGAAAGCGCTTCAGAAATACAGCATTACCGAAAACGACCTGTTGGAAGCGATGCGGATAAAAGGTGGAGTTACAGATGTGAAATCTGTCGAGACGGCATGTTTAGAACGTAGTGGAGCGATCAGTATTGTTCCTAAAAATACGCAGAACACATAAAAAAAGCCCCTCCTGAATCTTCAGGAGGGGCTTTTTTTATACTTTATACATTTAGTTTACGCCATTTGCGCATCCAGCTTCTGAGCCAGTACGTTTTTCGGAACAGCGCCAACCTGCTTGTCTACAACTTCACCGTTCTTGAAAACCAGAAGCGTAGGAATACTGCGGATACCGAATTTAGCAGAAGTCTGTGGGTTTGCATCTACGTCTACTTTACCGATAACAGCTTTACCTTCGTAATCGCCGGCCAGTTCTTCTACGATCGGGCCTACCATGCGGCACGGTCCGCACCACTCTGCCCAAAAGTCTACCAGCACCGGCTTATCTGAATTGATTATCTCATTAAAGTTCGCGTCTGTGATTTCTATTGCTTTGTTAGCCATAACTTTAGCGTTTTTGTTGGTTAAATTCTGTGTTATAAATATAGTAACAATTATAGCTTCGGCAAATATCAACCCAAACTATACCTGCCTGACAAGGTGTCGCGTTTTCTACTTTTCAGCTTATACCTACGGCTATAGAGCCTAAAAGTATAAATTGTAAGCCATAACAGGCGAGTAGTGAAATTGTTTTGACCTTGAAACAAAAAGAAGCACGCCACCGCAGTAGCATACTTCTTTTATACTTTTAGAGGAGAAGATTTTCTTCAAATCTCCTCATCTTCAAATTTTCAAATATACTAGATCAGCTTACATTCACCCAATCCCAGATCCTTAATTGATGTCAGGAACAGCTTCGGATCGATTCTATACTTGCGGGAATAAGTTGGCAGGGCCAGTTTTTCATCCGGCACATGCAAAGTAATCTCCAGTCGTTTTTGGCCGGCGCTGGCAACTATAGCTTCTTCCAGGGCTTCAGCAACATTAGGTGTAAAGTGTTGCAAATTAATGTTTACCTGAACACCCTGTGCCATTTTATCCATCACATCGCCCAGCAGCTGAATGTTAATCGGTTTCAATTCCCACTGATCTTCAGTTTTGTAACGCAGCTGCACTTTACCTCGGATGAACAAGTATAAACCGGTCTTCAGGTAAGGCGAGAACTTCACGTAATCTTCCCCGAACAGCGCCATCTGCATCGTAGAATCATAATCTTCGATAGAGAACAGCGCAAACGGGTTGCCGTTCTTGGCTGTACGAATTACCACTTCAGATACCATGCCGGCCACGTTAATATCCTTGTTCTTGTGGTTGGCAATGTCAGCTAAAGCCGAAGTACAGTAAGAATCTATTTCCAGTTTAAACTGGTCTAATGGGTGACCTGAGATGTAGAAACCTACTACTTCTTTCTCGCGGCGCAGCAT contains the following coding sequences:
- a CDS encoding OmpA/MotB family protein, which codes for MKFNFVKASFSVLVCTTMLASCVSSKKYEDLKASNEALQAEQAASKQKVDELTASLKEREQKLADMERSMNEQQKTLDNLKNEVNTALQGFNQGDLSVDVRDGKVYVSMSDKLLFATGSTKVNAGGQKALDQLVSVLKKNNEVGVMVEGHTDDVEVLPGTKKIADNWDLSVLRATEITRLLTQKGLSPDRVTPAGRAYYQPADTGRTATAKAKNRRTEIILTPDLTEVYKVLGIDAQAKK
- a CDS encoding DUF421 domain-containing protein is translated as MEEYINHILGIEAEPLMQTLTWWQMSVRAIVVFFASLLIIRLGNQRVFGNHSIFDIALGIIYGSVMSRAITGNAPFWPTLIAALVLVLLHRGLATLAYHSSGTISNLIKGQPIMLIKDGEMQKKALQKYSITENDLLEAMRIKGGVTDVKSVETACLERSGAISIVPKNTQNT
- a CDS encoding cystathionine gamma-synthase, which codes for MKFGTKAIHAGVEPDPTTGAIMTPIYQTSTYVQRSPGDHKGYEYSRTHNPTRTQLQNALAALENGKHGLCFASGMAAIDAVIKLLSPGDEVISTNDLYGGSYRIFTKIFQNYGIKFHFTNMADLSKVEALVNENTKMIWVETPTNPLLNIIDIKGCAEIAKKHNLLLVADNTFATPYLQTPLDLGADIVMHSLTKYMGGHSDVVMGALIVKNDELHERLAFIQNACGGTPGPQDCFLLLRGLKTLHLRMERHCQNGRKIAEYLKNHPKVEKVFWPGFEDHNNHNVAKEQMNDFGGMISFVLKGDKVEDATRVLERFKFFALAESLGGVESLCGHPATMTHASIPREERMKAGLSDSLIRLSVGVEDAEDLIADLEQAIG
- a CDS encoding TVP38/TMEM64 family protein: MKLIPLLKNLVRENASTFVSMLLLVVVPVTVSSTVAVYLYQYQDIFRDLTLWQLLLYFVVISVTMALALTPTTFVALVSGFYLGWQGFPGVVVAYGIAALVGYSLARLIDHGKMMSFLNRFEKARNLMQELRNQSWSLIFLTRISPVLPFALMNFVLSLLQVSRTRFFVASIVGMLPRTLFFYWIGTQARDIISLLQNPDSGRTGQLLMIGLIIISIGGLYFVFDRALKKALKNASVKN
- a CDS encoding DUF5329 family protein, encoding MMKTLTLIALFILCLVAVQPVLAQQDSLSKNTVAATTKTYSESEKITYLIQCIRTMKGATFIRNGSEHSCQEAADHLKAKWEKHASKIKSAEDFITHLASKSSSSGEAYKIRYPDGREEPTAEVLYQALEQLK
- the trxA gene encoding thioredoxin, whose protein sequence is MTQNLTNKNAKVMANKAIEITDANFNEIINSDKPVLVDFWAEWCGPCRMVGPIVEELAGDYEGKAVIGKVDVDANPQTSAKFGIRSIPTLLVFKNGEVVDKQVGAVPKNVLAQKLDAQMA
- a CDS encoding SpoIIAA family protein, with the protein product MLQLLEESKGDLVAFRISGHVDKNDYDVMLPILEEKIKQYGKINVYAEMQEVEDFTLQALWEDLKFDFRHAADFHKAALVGEQKWLDWLTIAASPFTTAKVKHFTLEQRQQALDWIQTPEA